In Lasioglossum baleicum chromosome 1, iyLasBale1, whole genome shotgun sequence, the genomic window CGCGCGCTTGCATGTAACCACCTCGTTGTTTCTTTGATTCGTAGGATTGCAACGGTGACGGCAATATCAATTGCGACGACTTCCTTCGTATTCATCGATTAGGCGGTTACGGATGCAGTGGTTCTTTGGAAGCTAAATTCGAAGAAAAATACAAGCGTTGCATGGCAACCTACAACGTATAAACCACGGAAGCATAACCGCTGCACTATAAAgatatattttatgtatttttattcattaaaagAATTGTAAGCTGGCTTGATAAATGGCGAAATAATGTTTGACATTAGAATCAAAGGAGTACTCGTCAATTGAGATACGTACACACAAACATATAGAAACGTCAAAACACTTTCTGAAGGACTTAGAATAATTAGTACCTtttttataaaaagaatttgttatactttaatcattttaaaattGCAGTTTCATTCCATGGGAACTTATTATTCTATCCATTAATTCAGCTCTTTTTTTAAGAGTTAGTTCCTTCTCTCCTAACGTGCCAGATGAATCTATATTCCTTATTAGaaagtaattaataaataagcGTAGGCTTTCTCGAAACGTTTGTAATTGAGAAGACGTGGATATTCTCTCGAACACTTGCAAACATGTTTGCTCGTTTTTGTGTAAAAGAATGCCTAGTATAATTTGTCTGACAAGTTGCATGGTGTGTTTATCTAATTCCGTGAATTGAATAACCTGTAGTCAAAGTAAAGTTGATAAAAACAAGTAAATCTTATTGCGCATCAAATAATCTAAAGTGTAGCGTGATGTAAAGTATAATACTTACTTTTAAAACTGACAAGGCAAGGCTTTTTTCAAGGATTAAATGAGTTAAAAATCGGGCCAGATTGCTTAGCTGCTTCGTTCCATGTGTATTCAGAGTTTTTAATTTATCCCACAAAGCGTATTGTATTGTGAGCTGAAATATTATTGgtaatttatacatacatacgtttgtttgtatgtatgtacacataataaaaattataaacacCATACCTGATATTTTCGGTTATATTCGCATAATTTTTGCGCCAGCACAGCATAGTAaggattaaattttttttcttgtaaGCAACAATGCATTAAAACATGTATGATTTCCTCTGCCTGTTGTTCTTTCAAACCGAGGTGATGGAGATTCTCAAAAGCATCTACGTAATCTTCGGCCGTCATAAGAATACAAAAGATATTTCTTCTTGTATCGGTGTTCATTCGTTGCTTCTCTGCTAATTCGAGTATTTTTTTACCGAAACGAAATTTATCCTGATTTTTTACTGTCTCCTGATTAGCCGTGTTGCTCGATCCAATCCAAGCGGAACCGACAATCCACCATTTTCCATTCTCATCAGCTGCGCAAATGCCAATCAAATACAGATTCTTATTTTCTCTATCCTTACATATTACAATCGCCGTAAAGGCGGAGAAATTAATTGCATTTACCATTTAACAAATCCTCCAATGTAACATTAAATTGCGCAATAGTGTTACCCTTCCGTATTACGGTTCTCAAAACCTTCTTCAAATGCTCCACATGCGAAGGATCGTATTGTGGTATTTTACTAACATTGTTGTTCTTTATTGCTAATAAAACGTCTAACATGAATCGAACTCTGGAACTGTATGGTAACAATGTGCTTTAAATTAAACGTTTCCATACGAATTTTGTCAGTTTATTTGATTTAAGAATATAGACTACATACCTCTGCTCGTTATTATGGCTAGCTATTTGTTgcaaattttgtataaattcttTTAAAGCGGATGGATCGTCTTTTCTTAGTGCAAAACCTACTGTCCTCAAAACAAGCAATATCAAGtcgatttctttctctgtgaATTTGGTTGTAAGTCTATCGAGTATTTGATAAAGAAGCCTGTGCCCATATACCTGtattaagtaaacaaaaatatttgttcaaattCTTAGATAATAGCGATGGGCGAGTACCCGGAAATTCCAGTTCCGGTATTTTCCCCGGGTTCGGGTCGGGACCCGAAAATTCGTGATCCGCGGGTACCCGTAGTTTTCTGGTCCCGAAGTCGAAATCGAGTCGGGAACCCGAAAATCTATGATATTTGTGTCTTCgaacaatataaattttcaGGTTCCCGACCCGAGTTATTAAAACCCGACCCGAAATTTTCAGATACCCGCCCACCTCCACTAGATAATTTCGTGTCTGGCTCAGTGAATTAATAGTATAGAATCGCTGTaccttaaaattatataaatgcgAAATCATCAAAATTACATTATCCAGTCTTTTGTTTTCTACATCTTGCGGGGTATCTATTatctcgataaatttctttacaaGTTTTTCCAAAAAATGAGCACCAATTTCAACTCCGACGTTTGCGTGCAAAATAGCAATCAACATCATATATTCGCAGACTAAACGGTTGGGTGTAATCACGTTGGCAATCACAGCTTCGAATGTTAACTTTGTCAACAAATAATTCATATTATTGCGGCTGTTAGCCATATACATTTCCTCTATCTGTAATGCATACATTatgatagaaaacagagttataATTCAGATAATTTTACAGGATCACACAATTACCTGATTAGATATGGTATGCATATTATTTTCTGCTACCCTATTCATACAACCTTTTAATTTCCTTTTTAGAGAAAGTAGTGTCTCGTCGTCTTCGTTTATGGTTTGTATTTGCGCAATATGAGATTTATGTGTATCCGGTTCATGTATAACTTGACCATCTCTATTCCTTTTCCTTCCATAAATATCTTCCCAAGTATCATTATCCTTGTCATCGATATTATCATACGATTCACTTTGTTCATCATTTAATTCTACATTACTAGTTTCAGATATTTCTAAGTCACCGTTCTGTGACTCAAGTTCATCTGTATATTCAGAATCAGAACTGTCTACCTCGTCTGCGTTTACCTCGTCTATGCTTTCCTTGTCATTCTCTTCAGTAGCTTCCATGCCACTTTCCTCGAGGACCATAGACAAATCAGTTTTAAACTGATTATTAAACTCATTCTCTAACATTTCTCTTTCTGTTTCCACCATACATTTTCTATCTTTTTCAAGACAAAAATCCAAAATATAGTCTAAACCATCCGCTTGAAAAGATTTTGGTAttgtttttttcttctttttattcaaCTTCAACTGCTTctccaattttttaataatggtaTCTTCTTTCTGGTTTGCTTTTTTAAGGGTCTCGTTCTGCTGTTTTTTCTTCTTGCGCTCGAGTTTTTGCAGGTTTTGTTTTTTGAAAGATTTCGTTTGTAAATCTGTGCTGACTTCGTCATTAATATTCTCATTATGTACCCGTTCGACATCACGTCCTCCCACAACACGCGACTCGTTTCCTTTTTTAAAGTAATTTGCTCGATTAACTTTCTTCTGTTTCCTAAGCTCTTTAcggatttgtttccgtgatttcTCTGCCAACTTTGATTTACTTTTCggctttgattttttaaatgaactCATTTTTCATTGTACAATATAGAGTACAGACTTCTGTCAACTTTCAAGAAAAATACCTAACCTCACCTAACCTTTTATCACGTGTAAAATTCATAGACTTATATTTAATAGAGATACACCGATAgttggtgggggcgcagcgagccagtCACACACAACTCTCACTTCCTACGCACTCCCCACTTTCATTGGGCGAACCTCTCCCCACCAACTCGTCAATTAGAAAGCGCATTACGAAAGCCTCATTTTCTAAATTATAATTTGGAAaaagttaaattttaatgtagatgttgataatatgaaatctgtatttatttcctaAGAATAGTAAGAGTAACATAAGAGTAagaacaatatatgtatattgtatatggtCCGATAGATGGCGAAAAAGATGACATCAGTGCACCCTGGTGTCACAATCTGTAATCAACGAACGATCTCAGATTTTGTGAAGAGTATCCGTACGTTGGAGACAACTTCCTTTTTGGACGTGGAACTTTGGAAGACTCTGTACCATACGGGGTCTTTCCTGTATCTTTTGTAAAAATGGTGAGTAAAGAACGATAAAGATTAACTTAATTCGACTATTTCGAATCTCAATTATTTAATTCAATCGTTTAATCAATGTGAAAACGCTGGATGCACGTAATTCTATTGGATTTAAATATAGATATTTAACTTTCGGTTCGTTTAACGGCAGAACGCATGGCCGATGCGAACGCTTCTTTCATTTACCATAGAAATTTCATATTtctgtaataataatatattttctattcattAGTCTATTCATTATTCGAAGTAAAAATACACTTTGTTTACGATGTGCAAATATAcagttataaatttataatacaacaaatattgaggTAGCAATGGTTATCTCCTGTCTTAATTAGTTAGTTCTTAAAGATATGTGTATGAATTTCTAtaaaatcgtaataaatttgatTATATGATGACAATCTTAGCTCACTTTGACGAgacaatgaaaataatattttccctATGTCactgaatttttatgcaaacgtatataaataaaatgtagatATCATTCCGAAATATGTAAACTTGTATGTTGTGTTCTAGGGTTTTGTAAAAGTTGTTAAAAATAAGCAGTATTTCAAACGttatcaagtgaaattcaagAGGCGACGCGAGGGAAAGACTGATTATTATGCCCGTAAACGACTAACCATCCAAGATAAAAACAAATACAATACACCAAAATACAGACTAATTGTACGTCTATCGAATAAAGATATTACATGTCAGGTAAATAATCTTCATCTATGTACGACTGACTTCGTTCAACATTTTTGTGTCATCGAATTCTAACATATTGTACATTCGATTAGGTGGCGTATTCAAGAATCGAAGGAGACAGAATAGTGTGCGCAGCTTATAGCCATGAACTTCCAAAGTATGGCGTTAAAGTTGGTCTTACGAATTATGCCTCCGCATACTGCACCGGTCTTCTTTTGGCACGAAGAGTAAGACTCCTTTTATGCATTATTCGTTTtcgattattatataaattacatatatTTAAATGATGAGACACTCAGCTCGCTTTGATGCACAACTGAAGAAAACACAATTGTTCCCTATTTTTTAATTCTGAATCATACAATTGTAATATCGAAACATTCGGGCAATTTATACACGTACATTTAGAACAATGTTTCTGTATTTTTCCGGTAGCTGTTGAAAAAATTGGGATTGGATACGTTATATACCGGTACGAAAGAAGTAACAGGTGGCGAATATAACGTTGAAGAATTAGACGAAGGACCCGGGGCGTTCAGATGTTATTTGGATACCGGTCTCATGAGGACTACCACAGGTGCTAGAGTTTTTGGTGCCATGAAAGGTGCTGTGGACGGTGGTTTAAACATTCCGCATAGGTACAAttctttttaatcgtttatttaaaatttagatAGTGTCTCAAGAACGATATCGAATAATGATAAATACCTTTATGATGATTGTACGGCACATGCGCGTCATCTGAGTCGCAGCAAGTCGTCACTATGTCTTGTGTACTACAATGCATAGTGGCGATCATTGCACAGACAAAACAAGATTAAAAAAAGTGTCTCTGATAATATAAAATCGGAAGCGCCGAAACTATAGAGAGCAActaaacattttcataaactttattttattttttttctataacGGATAGCACCAAGAGATTCCCTGGATACGATAACGAAACGAAATCATTCAATGCGGATGTTCACCGGCAACATATTTTTGGTCAACATGTTGCAAATTATATGAAAACTTTGGAGGAAGAAGACGACGAAGTTTTCAAGAGGCAATTCTCGCAATATATTAAAAACGGCATTGCCGCTGACAATGTGAGTGTTTATAGTTTTCTGTACAGCTACTTCGTCCGACTAATAATTACTGTCAGGCTCCGAAAGCTTCGCAGTGTCGCAGTTGGACTATAGAAAGCGCATTGGTTACGAGAGACAAATACGTAGACAATTATATTTTTCCTATTGACCAATGTTACATTGTAACTACAGTAATTCCGCGATATAAGCCGATTGTCGGTTCTGTGCTATGACAGAGATCGTGAAGGAATACTATCTTTTTGTGGCCGCGtgtttattttttatgggattttgaccaacatattcgtggcatttttctaatgaaaataataccatatatgatataatttcaattatatttacttgtgtaatgaacgatgaaagttttggaCGCtgagaaggacagcgtatgggaaagaaagagatgcggaGAATCGCGACGCGCCGACACAATTCAAAgtatttcccatacgctgttcttccttgcgtccgaaattttcatcgttcattagACAAGtgaatatcatcggaattatatatcattttcattagaaaaatgccacgaatatgttagtCAAATTCccataaagaaataatgaaaaataaagaagttttgtaattgaattaatagTACATCAATATACCCGACCTGATATCGgattacgcggcatgtttaACACTGCTCAgcgaccgaggcagctcgaaTACGAAGCTACGTCGCGCTTATATCGCGGGATTACTGTATTGTAATACATTTTCGTGTATCAACTATGTTTGTTTTTATTGATAGATTGAAAATATCTATAAACAAGCCCATGAATCAATACGTACCGACCCTGAACACACGAAGGTTGTGAGGAAGGAAGTGCCTGTGAAGAAACGGTGGAACCGTGCGAAACTTTCATTGTCGGAAAGGAAGAACCGTGTCGCACAGAAGAAAGCATCTTTTCTTAAAACGCTAGAAGAAACAGAGGCTTAACTTTCTGTGAGCAGATGTTTCCAACAGACTCCGTGCACATCCGGGAGTATGCAAACAACTTTTCGTTACGATTGTGTGTATTAAACAACAAGTATACAGAAAAGATTGTGgaacaaaaataaagaatatcggatgaaaaatatttatttttcttatgtAATCGTAATcgctaatatttaaatttatttatttatttttatttttaaatacatcGTTTCTAAGCAATTGTAATATAGTGACCTCTTTCGACATAAAGCTACGTCAGAAACTATGACCGTGTTCATTCTTATCAATTTATTTCACATATGTTTTACGTGTTCGCTACTATCATCAactcaaataaaaaacataataAGACAGATCCTGTTTCTGAATGAGCAGACGGTATGCATAGGTAGTGTGTATGCCGTGTATGTTTGATCAAGGTTCAATTTATGGTAGCAGCGAACATGCAGTACAACATTCGTCGATCTTATTTACGGTCATAAATATGTACATAGGATGTAtgatatacatgtatatgtgctttatacgtatacatatatgcgcGTAATATTTCTGCTGCAATAACATATTACTAAATCAAATTCACAGCACAAAAGTTAACGTTTCAGTTGAAAACTCCgtacataatttaaaaatataaaacttcgATCTTCGATGACTGGGACAAGTATATTTTCATTTCCATTTTAACATAAAGAAGCATACTTGATAAAATTTGATTGACGCGATCTGTCTCGAAAATTATCGCCTAGAGAAAAATTTGCGAATCtgggaaaaataatttgtttcatttctacCGAAAAAGTGATAATCTATTGCGAGAACCGGGTAATCGGCCTTGCTCGTCAGTCAATCCGGCTTGAATATCTCCGATAGAAGGTACTGTTCTTACTTCTCCTCTGGCTGCTACGCAGGGAGGTGATTTGAGTAATCGCCGTGCTACATTACTTATGTCATCCTTCGATATTTCATCTGCAAGTATTCGGTATCGTTGTATTTGTAATTTAATCGAACTCAATTGAATTAAGGGGGTAGCCAcgtttcaggattgcaaggtgcCGGATGCGCCTTTccatttcttgataatgcaagagtttttcagtagtcaaaagcgctagataaaagtttAATTTAGGCCGCAgttgccctcaaaagtcctatttttacgtttacgaggcgtaaattGCATTAATTGGtgaatgtagctattttcataaagctgcgtcagctacatgctgccgaataatgtaaattaggcctcgtaaacgtaatagTAGGAATttagcggcctagattgatcttttatctagcgcttttgactacaaAAAATCCCATCCTTACATTATcaagaaacgagtctacccccttaactaaTATAGCTTACCGATTGCTTTTATAAAGTACTCTGGCCGTTTTCTAGATCCAGTGGCTAAAACTTGTCGTCCAATGTCTTCGAAAACAACGGGCCTCTGCTCCAAATTCATCAACAGCATAGACTGCAGTTGTTTCTTTGCTCTCTAGTGTTGTTGAAAAAGTAAATCTAATTGTAATTATCGGTAAATACAACCAAAGATACGTACAAATAAAGATGATGTAAGAACGATGTCATACCGCTAGCTCGCTATCCGTGATATTACTAGTCATAGCAACCATCTCGTGCACGATTACTTCCACCATTTCTCTAACGTGAGACGGTGTACAAGATGCATGAATGCAAAAGAGTCCTGTGTCAGCGTATGCGTGGTTGTATGCAGTTGCACTGTATAACCAATGGTACCTGCGGCAATAACAATCCACGGTGATTTTCGTTCGATCAACAAAGAAGTACACTTTAGATCTCGCCTACCTGTTGAGCACATTCGTATACAAACGAGTATACATTCCCTTGCCTGGACCACCGGCACTAAAGCTGCCACCTCCACCCATCATCATATTTAAAACGCACATTGCTACAAAATCTGGATCTTGATGAGAACAACCCTCCAAACCTATCACCACATGAGACAATTCCGGTAAACCACTTGGCCCTGCGTAAACGGGTACGTTACATTCCTCCTGAATAATTGTAATAGAAAAGTTTCGAGTTAGCAAACATTGTCCCGGTGTAcagtagggctgttactttccttcgaaggacGAAGATTttgaagtttcgaagcttcgatttcagaaacttctaaggtgatgagaatcgaagtttTGAAGCTTCtgaaaattctgtcaaattttttatttgtcaaaaatcATGACCTAACATGGAACTCGTaaattacaacttcatacgattcgaagacttcgtacaattcgaagttcccttcgttccttcgagaagttgaagcttcggaaaagtaacagccctagtgtGCAACGCTTCTTCTAACGTGATGTAATTGGGGGGATAACTACTAGTATGTAACCTCCGGTATATTGAGCAATAGACGTGTCAACTGCGTTTagcttctctttctctttccccgACGATACTAAGTTGCTATCCTTTCCCCTTTCTtcaccttcttcttcttcccagATAGTTCTCTTCTCAACGAAATGTCTGAAGCGATAGAAATGTTAGTGCgtcttggaaatctttctcTCAtctcaaattgaatattatacCTTGGGCTTCATAGaataaaaaagatataatttccaatgaataaaacattaatttttaattacttttGAACCGCGGAAACCAAATGTTCATGTTCCACACCAACTCCAGCCACAACCATTCTATTCGGTACGTGATGGTTTTTCATATActgaaacaatatttttctatCTATATAATCGATATTTTCTTCTGGACAGATTTTTGGAAGACCAAGAGTATTGTTTCTGTACGCAGcctgaaaaataaatttctatatagAAATCtttcagttactcgcactcctttttatttactatttatggTATTTACCCGCACTTGTAAATACTATATGCGAGCAATTAAAAGTTAAATCCTTTTACGTACCGCATGGATCATATCCATCAGTATTGGTTCCTGTTCTGGCCTCGTCAGTAAAGATTCCAATTCGAACCTGATCATTTGTTTCGCCAATGTTAACTGAAAATATTCAATTCGATCGATATTAATATTGTCCACGTACAATGAGTTTGAATTAGTACAGAACATTTAGTACGATTGTGTAACTTGTACAGTACTTAAAAACATAGTACTTTCTTACTTCTTCTTCTGTTATTTTGGGTCTTAAAGAAATATCACCTAGTATTTGTACAACTGTATCTAATCCTTGACGTTCTGCCGAAGCAGCATAAACAAACGTGTCCCTAGATGCTTGACAATCGCATATTCCACCATGCTTTTCTAATGCCAACATTATTTGATCTTTACTTTCATGAACTTTTGTCGACTGAAATAATAAATctttaatttttgtatttttccaATGTTGTTATGAAGATGAAATTGTCGTTACGTATCAAAACTTACTCCGAATGCTAGTTTCTCTAGAAAATGAGAGATTCCACTGGGATATGCGATTTCATATCGTGGACCAGAATCGAGTAGCACTGTGAAGTAATTAAATTGTATACCGACTATGAGAAGATCatgtaaaatttattgaaaacaCTTATAAACTCACCACCGACCGTGCAAAATTGACCAAACCGATTTTCAGAGGCAACTCTTAATCCATTTGGCAAAACTGTTACTTTAGTCGTTTGGTGTTCTTCCTTCTTTGTAGCGTAGACTGCTTTGGGTAAGTTAGGTATAGGTTTG contains:
- the LOC143212823 gene encoding mitochondrial-processing peptidase subunit alpha isoform X1, which gives rise to MHLIMKMSRSSMVIALKKSAMQRQTVSFLSKCSFSSQKVINTGITRKSVITNHPPLTKPIPNLPKAVYATKKEEHQTTKVTVLPNGLRVASENRFGQFCTVGVLLDSGPRYEIAYPSGISHFLEKLAFGSTKVHESKDQIMLALEKHGGICDCQASRDTFVYAASAERQGLDTVVQILGDISLRPKITEEELTLAKQMIRFELESLLTRPEQEPILMDMIHAAAYRNNTLGLPKICPEENIDYIDRKILFQYMKNHHVPNRMVVAGVGVEHEHLVSAVQKHFVEKRTIWEEEEGEERGKDSNLVSSGKEKEKLNAVDTSIAQYTGGYILEECNVPVYAGPSGLPELSHVVIGLEGCSHQDPDFVAMCVLNMMMGGGGSFSAGGPGKGMYTRLYTNVLNRYHWLYSATAYNHAYADTGLFCIHASCTPSHVREMVEVIVHEMVAMTSNITDSELARAKKQLQSMLLMNLEQRPVVFEDIGRQVLATGSRKRPEYFIKAIDEISKDDISNVARRLLKSPPCVAARGEVRTVPSIGDIQAGLTDEQGRLPGSRNRLSLFR
- the LOC143212823 gene encoding mitochondrial-processing peptidase subunit alpha isoform X2 — encoded protein: MLALEKHGGICDCQASRDTFVYAASAERQGLDTVVQILGDISLRPKITEEELTLAKQMIRFELESLLTRPEQEPILMDMIHAAAYRNNTLGLPKICPEENIDYIDRKILFQYMKNHHVPNRMVVAGVGVEHEHLVSAVQKHFVEKRTIWEEEEGEERGKDSNLVSSGKEKEKLNAVDTSIAQYTGGYILEECNVPVYAGPSGLPELSHVVIGLEGCSHQDPDFVAMCVLNMMMGGGGSFSAGGPGKGMYTRLYTNVLNRYHWLYSATAYNHAYADTGLFCIHASCTPSHVREMVEVIVHEMVAMTSNITDSELARAKKQLQSMLLMNLEQRPVVFEDIGRQVLATGSRKRPEYFIKAIDEISKDDISNVARRLLKSPPCVAARGEVRTVPSIGDIQAGLTDEQGRLPGSRNRLSLFR
- the Rpl5 gene encoding ribosomal protein L5 — protein: MGFVKVVKNKQYFKRYQVKFKRRREGKTDYYARKRLTIQDKNKYNTPKYRLIVRLSNKDITCQVAYSRIEGDRIVCAAYSHELPKYGVKVGLTNYASAYCTGLLLARRLLKKLGLDTLYTGTKEVTGGEYNVEELDEGPGAFRCYLDTGLMRTTTGARVFGAMKGAVDGGLNIPHSTKRFPGYDNETKSFNADVHRQHIFGQHVANYMKTLEEEDDEVFKRQFSQYIKNGIAADNIENIYKQAHESIRTDPEHTKVVRKEVPVKKRWNRAKLSLSERKNRVAQKKASFLKTLEETEA
- the LOC143212227 gene encoding nucleolar MIF4G domain-containing protein 1 homolog encodes the protein MSSFKKSKPKSKSKLAEKSRKQIRKELRKQKKVNRANYFKKGNESRVVGGRDVERVHNENINDEVSTDLQTKSFKKQNLQKLERKKKKQQNETLKKANQKEDTIIKKLEKQLKLNKKKKKTIPKSFQADGLDYILDFCLEKDRKCMVETEREMLENEFNNQFKTDLSMVLEESGMEATEENDKESIDEVNADEVDSSDSEYTDELESQNGDLEISETSNVELNDEQSESYDNIDDKDNDTWEDIYGRKRNRDGQVIHEPDTHKSHIAQIQTINEDDETLLSLKRKLKGCMNRVAENNMHTISNQIEEMYMANSRNNMNYLLTKLTFEAVIANVITPNRLVCEYMMLIAILHANVGVEIGAHFLEKLVKKFIEIIDTPQDVENKRLDNVILMISHLYNFKVYGHRLLYQILDRLTTKFTEKEIDLILLVLRTVGFALRKDDPSALKEFIQNLQQIASHNNEQSSRVRFMLDVLLAIKNNNVSKIPQYDPSHVEHLKKVLRTVIRKGNTIAQFNVTLEDLLNADENGKWWIVGSAWIGSSNTANQETVKNQDKFRFGKKILELAEKQRMNTDTRRNIFCILMTAEDYVDAFENLHHLGLKEQQAEEIIHVLMHCCLQEKKFNPYYAVLAQKLCEYNRKYQLTIQYALWDKLKTLNTHGTKQLSNLARFLTHLILEKSLALSVLKVIQFTELDKHTMQLVRQIILGILLHKNEQTCLQVFERISTSSQLQTFRESLRLFINYFLIRNIDSSGTLGEKELTLKKRAELMDRIISSHGMKLQF